Part of the Arvicanthis niloticus isolate mArvNil1 chromosome 2, mArvNil1.pat.X, whole genome shotgun sequence genome, ggtagatattggagaagtgatggctaatggaactacagagcagcaatccaGTATCCCTGTTGACATTTGCTCAAGATGCCTACTATGTCTGGttgtaatggagaaagggagaaagtggggttttctcttttgaagaagagacataaactttacaattggatatttccttggacctgaactccttcctatattgccatgaacaagggagttttcattgcaaaaatgggattgtggaaacacatgtctgaatatattAAAGCAATGTCTCCCCTCAAGGCATGTGCACAATAAGAAGATATAATCCAATTTGCATAAGATTAAAGGTGCAGGAGAACCATTGTTGCCTCTGGGAAACAGGACACCCTGGGGAAGTGGACTGTAGTACATGAACGGAACCTAAGGGTATatttatcatggagaagaatctccctcAAGCAAGAACCCTAGACCTTAAGGtactaacaaagatgagctgcccaTGCCAAGGCCCGAACCAACTCTCCCATCCAAAGTGCTTGActtgtaatgaagcagagagaaatctctagctttaaaaggaaaagtttcCAAGGGGTATCCCCTGAGTcaaaagagagactccaggatagggcacctcagaaactggtcaatgtGGGGCAAGCTGGTCAGCAGGTAGGCCATGGCAGTTTCCAGAGACATCATCAGTCAtcacttccctggacaatctcttgtatccaggagaaccctagactcttctgtgatgtcaccagtgttgtggtgacaccaactgcctgtggggtattctgtcagagcctctgggttcacaagcagtcatgttgtcCATGCTGCTCAGGCTGTTTCATAGGGACAATACAAtacaaccagagaccagacctaggcagaaggcattctgtacagcaggaagaaggagatggccgtggggaagacacagtgagtcctgggcagtgcatggggaagcttcctggaggaggggtgcttgagcaggtccttacaggagaagggcttagcatctggagcctCAAAATTTCTTAATGGCAGACCCAGAGTCTagaatttctgatgattactttggtagagatccaggaattgacaagccttcagttgctttgctgagagatctgaatttcctgctgagtggcaaaggatgccaggagaaagttctgtaagaataacaaagccttgctctcaggatagagtgctgaagcatttAATCCTCAATAGATTActgtaggttacatgaatatgtgatgccaagaacagagagggataatccccttgtcaagtatcaaggtctcagagactttggtctggaacacacatgatgtgggctgaattacagtctgggataagtgtagtagtgtgtggtttttcatcatgcatttaagaagcaaggataggtgttggcttgtggaagatgtttggtgctggtgtttatggtcaatCTATTTTGTGCTAAGCAGTACAGActacatcttcagatataaactgacaatgccctcaatttcttctagactgggaaagcttaagcacatcagggttagtgggactgcagtagggactgagccatatgtttagtgatggtggttgggagcagggacataggtgaggagtccagcttgaagatagctttcctgctctttcaggaattcactgtgtctctagaattccctcttcctcaggcttctctgtgggagtaagtatggtttctcctttccctgacgtattttccctacaagtttccttgtgtttctctacctgaagggtctgttgggaaagagtcctcccaagcctataccatcagtgagcaggagcagagaatgaagaggttggagaagctcaaaagTGACCTTGAAAGAATGAAGAACGAGAGAGAAGAACTCCGGGGAATCCTGGCACATTATAATGTCAAAGATTTGAACAACaggtaatcattatgcccagttctcagctGACTATCTTGGGCCCTCTGTTGACCCTAGATTTCCACATATCACAGGAGGCTAcaactccaggctgtcctcatgtccaAATGCATTTTGATGATTGGATATTCgacacagaacttgaagttcagataggagtgagatggggtcacaagctcttttgattcctctaaaagaaaactatagcctgtggcatgaatcattcaggaaatagcagtattagtgtgtgagctcttatcatgcatttttaagatgcctggactggtattgctttgtgggagatgctagctgctgtgtgtttatggtgaatcatttttgtaattttctggagctgctttgggTCCATTTAGTCCTGTCAACAACTGGGAGGACCTGATTCTATTTGCTGCCCCTCAGTGTGAGTGGATTTCTGGTAAGTCATCACTGCTTTTATcaaattctgttcagtttacactgagataatgtcacatcactgtatgCATTTGGCATTGtgatggtgtctgtgtgtgtgtgtgtgtgtttgtgtgtgtgtgtgtgtgtatgtgtgtgtatgtttgtctctgtgtgtgtattccacttaagatccagggagtctgtgtagtgtgatggggctggagattttacctgactgactttttaggtaatgatagtgatgaggccatggagggtcactTGTAGCATCACAGCACATGATCTCTGTGCGCACCACTGATGGGCATTAGAAAATCCTGATATAGGCAGTAAGCCCTTTTCTTTGTAAATACTGAAGTTTGGGAAATTATGTAGTGATAGAACCAAGGATTGAGAAAACCTTGTCTACAAGGTGAAAAAGTGTCATCACAGGTTTAAGTTGGACCTAGGACTGTGGCACAGGCTCCTGGAAAGTTCTTGAAGACCTAATCTATTCCTTCAAGACCACTCATGAAGCCAAAGCAGgtcagctcccattttttagttccctagctctactgtgcccagatcaattataacaagtttaataagcaccaagaggacccaATACAAGGCATTAGGTtgtggcatatatgggctggggtaGTTCACGGTTCAACTTGAATTAATgtaatccttgaatccttagttcagggattatttgctccttccacaggttcaactttgagaCCATGATGCTGGAGATACAACACGACCAGGTGATGAGCGAGCTCAAAAACATTCCgcagcagatcagtgaggccttgtataagtgccaggagttgactaaaaataatcaactttacaggtgagtgactcacactgttgtttccccagcactaggcacagaatgtgtctgcccatcattttctttaaaacaaagtgaggaTTCTGGTTCTATACTTTTGCCtctcaacaggaagcttcctccctcaaagaaaggctctaggattgtgatctcttgaaatcattttgatcaagtgtgatgagtctgtgagcccctccaatcattgtccttccaaagtcagtatcctctaaatagaaaaggtgtgcaccttgatggagacatcaatcaaccttgagtctctggggcagtgaaaacacatttacagatctggtttgcatgagacacatagaatgatgtgtacctgttgggtcttctctcttctcctagagAAGCTTTACCTTGTCTCTACCTAGAGGTGGTTCTCTAATAccaaagacatatatgcaatcatgggtcccatgtcctcttctgggagatacatgagtccctgttggtgtcagggTTTTCAGAAGTACCTTCAGTCTTTtggaatgttgctttcttctggatttgactttcctatatgtgaggtcccatggctactctCGTGTGTAGTCTGGGGCTgtctggggatcagggcccatgatgagaagggatggtacttggagaagtgggaggaagatggatggtgcctgggaataatcaccatttcttctttgtggttcagcatcaggaactgtcacctcctgaccgagtctcttcatatgaagagtgaagtaaaaatgctctggaatgaaaacaggcagctgcttaaggagcagattacactggaagtgtgttctaaggaaacaaggaggctatgtgtggaggccagcatgaagatctatgacaaattttccaagcatatccaacaggtaagatgcatggaggatgcttaggagcaggttgccctcatgtttaaccataaacaatgtcaagcccagataaccatcctccaccttgtccaggcactctcctaattcttatccagttgttctgtgatcatttacaagactttctgtggagttaggctgtctcaaaaactggatgattggcaagcacaccctcctgatcaactacaagctgaatttcattaagacagatggggtgaacacacattacacacctacatgccATTGTACTAGAGGGGTTCTATGTGGCTGCCTCTTTTGTagtagcacagaacattgagtgatgaagtcagggcctgtagctcgtttgctttggacccatggctccagctgcatatgtaggggaggatggccttttcagaggtaggtgggagaggaggttcttggtcccatgaaggctagatgccccagtgtgggagaattcaagggcatGTAGGTGTATGAGGGGGGGTCAGTGGTGGTACATCCTCATTGAATTAGGAGtagagggataggatagggggtttctgggtggggaagatgaagaaaggtgataacatctgaaatgtaataaaatatctaacaaaaattatttaagaaaaaaaaggtgggggtggagggcttgtgtcttttctcttcctcaaccctgCATTGCAAGATGGTCTCCTAACTgagcctagaccttggttcataTTGACAGAGCATGACAGATAGCTcatcagtcctggtttctgtcattgttgctagagttctttcctgtagcttgtattcaggagctgactggatgaacagggatgtttgaaagacttctctcaggctgagggttggggtgagagatgtgaggcttcaagaaaaagatttctcacactctctcaacctagtctgcagaagttacTAAGTTTTATTTAGTCCACACAGGAtggattacagagtcctgggtctcacatgaaacatcagatattcacagtctacattcagtggttcctcctgcattttggtctccttactgtttcccGCTCATTTATgatttctggtatgtgtgtggggggaggggggagtcatatgcatgtctgtgataatatgtatatagatgtgcctgttgagaggccagttaattacatgtggttttgatcagtctttctgttttggttaagctgtctgaccagcatctttgaatcttctgtcaccttCCAGGCAGAGCTCCTGGAATTGCTTTGTCTCTAGTAATTGTTACAAGGTTTcataactcacagagaggaagaacatgtttacatgtttcattgttttgagttttcttgttgctgttgtaagaaaacaatttcttaacatggaagaagctaatgctgtctgctccacgtgtcagatacacaacttggcccacttTGCCTTcttatgagctttcttgtcattcagttgaaatcagcagggaaaggaggagggcgtttgtttgccaggatgggtcttacACACGACACCtaggctccacataacccacTGTTGAGTTAATCAaccctttatcaaacaaacagaacccatgttgccaacacttaaatgtcaataatttcacatttagcctagcccacccttctgaaatcttaccatgtgacttctgtttctacttcccagtccttccttccttcattacaATTTCCTAGACTGgggtttggaggcccacccatgtgaggaacaaccacaaagcagacatgtaCCTCTTAtaaccacagcaggatatggggcacaaaggggtgctcagcaatagctggctgcacacatgagacaaaaggtggccccaaggtggtcctattcaaaggaaacttatggacctgaacaccagcctcttgctctaagatgggagtgtggggctcaccacagtgtcagtgtcagttcactttgcatcaaggaaacatgaaacagagcagcagctCATCATGCTGCTACACCTACCTCattagaacaaaaggagacaaatagtggTGTAAAGTCTGATTTTCAATCATTGGTAGTGGGAaatctatttatcactattgaaactggttatagagggaaatctatttacccatattgaaatcatttataagaaaaaaaagcactttagtacatggaggtgagtaggaggctgctgtgtcaaatccatgggcctgagaatcaacaaggctggctaaggttctgtgtccacctctctgctcttggtggatagtgactgcctgctggaaggtcaggtggctcattgcatcttctcagcatcctagtttgttttcctcattacctcctaccattttttcccaactttgcctaagcttgactcagttatctttggccTTGGAGTTTGTCCTGAGTATAACTCTGTGAAACCCTGAgttgcttggtgttgcatctgcatcaagcagaaggcccatacctatgatgaggtgctagaacaaggctgcctcagacagccccttaggctcctggtagtctaaagtactcaccctgtgttctgtctgtagcactctgtaaaggctttcattcaaaagtgatttggtttgagttaaaatcatcctcaagtagggctggaagaaaagaggaacttcagacatggctgatgatataaaatgggacagccctgtgagaagccatgtacaactcttcagaaactgtatagtttctctagtccccattgacccagcgactccagaacaagaagtaggtgtccacagagaaattagggcaaatcatggttgtagtggtactccacagagctgccctgaagtagaaactatccagatgttcttcagtcaaggagtgaacaagtatACTGTAGTCCAGCCCTTCCCTGGACTATTGCCTAGGGTGATCATAAAAACCACCATTTGTTCTTGAACTAGTCAGACTCattttccacaaaatatcccTGACAGAAACTCCTTATGTGAAGAAAAGTCTCACTTTGCACCCTGGTTACAAAGATTTCCTAGTTgtctgggctcatagctttggttacaaagccacacaggctgtggaaaatggagggcctattggaagatgctgctaactttagagtccctgagaaacagggagccagaggcaggaactggctTGTCCTCCCTGATCCCATGTGcctttgctgggaaccaagccgacTGTGCACAGCCTTCGGAACTTCCTAAGCAGGCTTGCATACCAAGCCAAAACTCcatatttccatcctttgtttattagggaaaagcatttattttattgagctgtctatAGGCTATGACTACCATGTTCATGTcccattcaaggtttttttttcttttttctttttttttaatttactcagattatgtttgtgagtacactgtctctctcatcagacacaccagaagagggcatctgattttactaagatGGTTTGTAGGCTACAATTCGGTTTTGGGGAATTTAACTGAGGACTTCCAAAAGACAAATCAGCTCCTAATctctgagatatctctccaggatTTTGTCAATTCAAGtgtttatttcttatggctttatagtgtcctggatgatgtcttatattaacatgaacagggaaagtcaaaatgtttctgcaactgtatgtatgaacatgtgcttgtgtgtgttctggaatgtgtgtgtctgtctttcggtgtgattgtgtgtgtgtctatgtatgtgttagtgtgtgtgtgtgtgtgtgtgtccattgttGGACTCAAACAATGCAGgatcattttgctgtctctgagatatgaggtactaggatgagatagcaggagccaagaagatttcttatacctgtataactgtatttttgggtctcaggccttccacatgattctctgcctcagtcacctaggagcagctcagaatattgttctgatctagtttaaaagaactcctgtccatgatcattcttgtgatccacagagtttgtgttgattgtgtactctttcttcccttctgagctctctgctATGACCTGAGCCTGttgtcccttaagtcaccccacaaacAATACTACAGTAACTATAAACATAGCAGGGGTATCCTTTgtccttcatgaatatttgttttaaagttcaaggctttcccttgggaagatttgcatgcagcacactcttgctgattatagtatctcttcagtgagcatggatttcctgtgagatggtttctctggggagtcacagatgcaggggttcacaagtagaaccaggcaggttcctgcactccagatataataagagccttcacttcaatggtggctaggttccctagaaggcctctgtatagtgtttgattcagacattgctacacagttatttttcagtataatatatatggaccattggagaaatgtggtgttttattttaactccagcacagtgtgtagttcactgttcacttttaagccattttttaaatcttagaaaaaatcccaggcccaggtgctctgtggctcttctcctttggggatacTGGGAATGATCTTAGgctgaaaggtcatactggattgtcctgctcaataaagctggtgtttgctggatagctgacatggcaggtcctcaacaggcctttgtctcttcctcccctaggtctgaaatactcCCCCTGAAGCTTaaacaggcagaccaggtcaagatttccctcagacacaactcttcacaaGGAGAGCACATGCTGAAGTGATTATTACCATCATTGGCAGTCTCTGGACAGTATTTACAaggccagtaacaggctgtaggtctgtgctgtaaaatcagcagctaaagaatgcttcttagtttaaatataatgttttggatttggttagatttttgattgctttgagtatatGGTTTCTCTGTTGATggtaaccaacaactgtctaattggactcaaggagtgctcaacaggagggaaatgacaacTGGCAACTTAGCCAACTGTTTGTGAGTAGTCAGGACATGGGTCTTGGGGAACATGCTACTGCCACTTTCCTAAAACAGCACAAATCCCAACTGTATTCTGAGTACTTATCCTTCTATCCAGGGATAAGTACGGCTCTCACCTTTTATTAAGGAAGCTTCTTATTGCAGCAGACAAAGACCATACTCCTCAAAATGCAGGTAACCGCTGACTGTAGGCTGCCCAGCACCATTTGATACATGTACAACACAATCCCTATACATTAGGCTGTGGGGCCATCTCAGAAGTGGGGgtagaaaggttgtaagagtctgAAGACTccaagtctgctgtgagatttTGTCTTCTTGATATCACAGGGAAGCCACATCCATGATATCTCAATAATATGACTGCTCAAATGAGACCTGAACAATGATAACATctgctgacatgccaacatggatggagtAGTCTCACATGGTTCCAGATCTAAATAAAGAGCTGCGGGCAATTAAGAGCAGCTGAGAGAGGTAGAATTATTGTTCCCCAGGACGAGCCCTCTTACTGGTTATCTATTACACAATAGACATCTCTAATAGaataacaaaatatcaacaagtagacaacaatacatggacttatcagggtacacttatatatttattttagtgtgtataacaagtgtaattttaaaaaagagactgtgtagttgatagtgagtaggacacacaggtgtagttgatgtgaagaggagggaatgttatagatatattttcattaaaaacacaattcagaaggagacagggagaaagctagaaagttagctgtgtgctggaattccatttatcccttctcctaattggctaagaaatgagcaagcagctttacatgcctgtcatcacatCTTCCACACCATGGCGACCCAATATTGAACCAAAATAAGACttgtcctaacttgctttttgtcaggaatttggtttcaaaaaggaaaatagtgACTAAGGCACAGATCCATCTGACCCTTCTAAGACCCCATCTTACATTGTTATGTCTGTAATTTGTCTGTCCTAGATAATATTCGAGTGCTGTGCATAGCCAATgcaactcttgtgaaagaaagcatttcatctaGGGCTCaattacagtttcaggagtttagCACATTATCCTCTTGGTGGATAGTATGTCAATATGCTGTCAGACACTGGAGCACTGGCAGAGAGCTCCATTCTGATCTGTAGGCATAGAGGCAGGTATAGAACTGggcctagcatgagcttttgaaacctcaaagtctatcttctagaaggccacacctcctaatccttttcaaacactgccactctccagtgactaatcattcaagcatatgaacctatggtgtccattcttattcaaaccaccatacagtcCATTACTAAACAAGTTCACAGCTTTAGGAGACCAAGGCTTCAATTTTTGAATCAATCAAATCAACCTATAAGGGGGCCATAGTGTTTTCTAAGGGTATTTATATAGGTTTGACcctgggatgaagaggaagaggaagaactggatttatctgggaagaatagattgctgtgtagtgtggggaaatagcatgattgcttcaggcattggagttcttttcccttgaggcacaatctaaataatttttaaaaaacaatgctcccagaaatcttgtgtttttcaaaacTGGTAAAAGTtattcactgtgttcttcagacccagtatcaaatgtcagagtaggacaaatgtatcatgactaatgagaggataatttctctgtttaatgtGTTAATAAAAAGTACTTACTGAAGCTAAGGTAAGATGAAGTACAATAAGGGTTATCAAAGATAAGTTGTgaccatatgtgtattttcattaagtgtttgccATCATGGCAATTATAGAATGGGATCATTCTTTGGGTGTTGTGATCTATACCCTTGGTTGTAAACCACAGGATCTCCAGGCTCTGAGAGACCCTTTTTAGGAAAGGAGCagaaatgctagggtgctgaggcaggaatgggtggatggttgAGGCAGTACCTGCATAAAGGCATAGGGAGGTGGTATAAAAGTGTGttatggaggagaaactgtggagggcgataacattttgaaatgtaaatacataaaaaaacaagaaaacacaagagcaaaagaaccTGAGACAAATCACAGATGTAGGCAACCCTGTGGATGGACAACCTACAACAGAGATCAGGAGCTAAAGATGCAAgcaacaccaacagaatacaagagatagaaaagaaaatctcaggcataggagataccacagatgatattgacaagtcagtcaaagaaaatacaaagtgtaaaatacctgtaacccaaaacattcaggaaattcaggacacaatgaaaagatcaaaaatattagaataatagaattagaagagggtgaagattacaagttcaatggcacagaaaacatattcaacaaaatcatagaattttgGGTTTCTGCACAAAGACcatctgttggactctaaagataCAAAACCAGGGAAcgtgctcccccagagacactcaaggacaggattccttgcaataacatgaggtttattaatcATGAGATGACCAGATGACAACCAGGATACTAGGGTTCTCTtgtatgcaggcaagaagaaccccaaattaaagctaagggcagcttatatactatttttacaaaatttatgagggcagtaatacagttacttcttaacaataaccataaaggccaaactccaacagccattcccaggcctggtttctgttcccaggcctggtttctaagtaattCAAATTTATACCTTATCTTTTTTACAACAatgaaggtcagcttaagtagcttatGTTTACCGAGGTTTACTTGTTAATGGCTCATAGACTCCTATTTTGGGTcttttttcctggaatgtttgtttgagtctttggaatgtgcacttcctgggatgtgcctctggggcagctaatatttgactcaaacttaagaatcttttaattttaagttcaagctgagacctgaaattacattcttacacatccTTGTGTTGTGCAAGGCTTTACCTCACCTTTCTTCACTccctgccttgcttgttcacttttccttccatcttgaatgcctctctcattgtgttcccatccttgagTCTGTTAGTCCACTGTTAGTAGAATGAAGGCCAAACATGACTATTGCCAGGAAGTCATCAGCAATGAGAGAAAGCAGATCCTGATCAGACACCTTAGTGCCTGCGTGTTCCAGATCAGTAGTTCCACATGAAGTCTTGGGCTCACatcccaagaaaaaagaaaagaaagaaaggaatggaggggaaagaaggagtgggtgagatgaaagaaggggagattggggaggaagagatgtgttattacagctagggtggtttttcagttatggtaaagca contains:
- the LOC117702789 gene encoding disks large homolog 5-like; the encoded protein is MKRLEKLKSDLERMKNEREELRGILAHYNVKDLNNRFNFETMMLEIQHDQVMSELKNIPQQISEALYKCQELTKNNQLYSIRNCHLLTESLHMKSEVKMLWNENRQLLKEQITLEVCSKETRRLCVEASMKIYDKFSKQSPGKKSTLVHGGE